The Mastacembelus armatus chromosome 9, fMasArm1.2, whole genome shotgun sequence genome contains a region encoding:
- the LOC113138550 gene encoding group 3 secretory phospholipase A2-like: MRLVACEVNTSPFVTESYATLCDRSESHGQEISLWLNMSIVLDPNAPCARHAPSAPTIPRRSRRDGTEGKARKKRAWIFPGTLWCGKGSEAVRYEQLGMFENADRCCREHDHCLHIIPAFTVKYGVFNPNIYTVSHCDCDERFRQCLLGVNDTISTMVGYSFFNILQIPCFQLKQQRRCTEMYWWGVCKITKEAPYAVFKSPLPYNTSDDTSKYGENADSNNSTSDAQNVTESPAINPHRKSPKCECRCSSKEAPRGDTFHHRMKKGKGCKKHRKLSTVAPSQMSTVSRTNTTAPSVTTGLLSPSKSATVKTNQKKAGKKMRTRKGPLAYPARSHVPPQVTTDSYLQTPLTTKSTLSLKQKPTLQLHLPTNITAANKTMKRRKKVSKQSHCCGSRVPVRGDNFQPLCKTCLEQDIAHMITVSPVITENGSATKATTLKTMWLNKTTITLKQGTLETLWNTTTSAPIISKLKTAASIHKDGKPQKQRDSHLLQDNTSQNPVGGTIAQSTNVEKSLRQNNALRNMTGIQHLCGSLKHLDECKYKIPPLERKYNLQNVESKTAYHCDCTSRLAESKSFKQPSVLPTLLMDFVSQFCFKLPKEKKCHRRKSCSGGFTKASDLLRKLKKLEGKDRAENGMKMWA; encoded by the exons ATGCGACTGGTAGCGTGTGAGGTCAACACCAGTCCGTTTGTCACGGAAAGCTACGCAACTCTCTGCGACAGAAGCGAATCTCATGGTCAAGAAATCTCTCTCTGGCTTAATATGAGTATAGTGTTGGATCCTAATGCGCCTTGCGCGCGTCATGCTCCCAGTGCGCCGACGATTCCCAGACGCAGCAGAAGAGATGGGACAGAAGGGAAAGCTCGGAAGAAGCGCGCTTGGATATTTCCAGGGACGCTGTGGTGCGGGAAGGGAAGCGAAGCGGTCAGATATGAACAGTTAG GAATGTTTGAGAATGCAGACAGATGCTGCCGTGAGCATGACCACTGCCTGCATATCATCCCTGCTTTCACTGTGAAATATGGAGTCTTCAACCCCAACATCTACACCGTCTCACACTGTGACTGTGATGAAAG ATTTCGCCAGTGTCTTCTGGGTGTGAATGATACCATTTCCACTATGGTGGGCTATAGCTTCTTCAACATCCTGCAGATTCCCTGCTTTCAGCTCAAACAGCAGAGGCGATGCACTGAGATGTACTGGTGGGGAGT GTGTAAAATAACCAAAGAGGCTCCTTATGCCGTTTTTAAAAGTCCCCTGCCCTACAACACCTCTGATGATACAAGCAAATATGGGGAAAACGCTGACAGTAACAATTCAACAAGCGATGCACAGAATGTAACTGAAAGTCCTGCAATcaatccacacagaaagtccccCAAATGTGAATGTAGATGTAGCTCCAAAGAAGCACCCAGAGGAGACACTTTCCACCACAGAATGAAGAAGGGCAAAGGATGCAAAAAACACCGGAAGCTGTCTACAGTGGCACCCTCCCAAATGTCCACTGTATCAAGAACAAACACCACCGCGCCTTCAGTGACAACAGGTCTCTTAAGTCCTTCTAAAAGTGCTACAGTAAagacaaatcagaaaaaagCTGGGAAAAAAATGAGGACAAGAAAGGGTCCGTTGGCTTACCCCGCAAGAAGCCATGTTCCACCACAGGTGACCACAGACTCTTATCTACAAACACCCTTGACAACAAAAAGCACCCTGTCTTTAAAACAGAAGCCAACTCTTCAACTCCACTTACCAACAAACATCACTGCAGCGAACAAAACCATGAAAAGGCGCAAAAAGGTTTCAAAGCAGAGTCACTGTTGTGGATCTAGGGTGCCTGTGAGGGGAGATAACTTTCAGCCACTTTGCAAAACATGTCTAGAACAAGACATAGCTCACATGATAACTGTTTCACCTGTAATAACTGAAAATGGATCAGCAACCAAAGCGACAACACTAAAGACCATGTGGCTCAACAAGACAACAATAACACTCAAACAAGGCACTTTAGAAACACTCTGGAATACAACTACATCAGCACCCATCAtatcaaaactaaaaacagcagcCTCCATTCATAAGGATGGCAAACCACAAAAGCAAAGGGACTCCCATCTACTACAGGATAATACAAGCCAGAATCCTGTGGGTGGGACTATTGCCCAAAGCACTAATGTAGAGAAAAGCTTAAGACAGAATAATGCATTGCGTAACATGACAG GTATTCAGCACCTGTGTGGAAGCCTCAAACATCTGGATGAATGCAAATACAAAATTCCTCCTTTGGAGAGGAAGTATAATTTACAGAACGTGGAGTCAAAAACTGCCTACCACTGCGATTGCACCAGCCG CTTGGCTGAGTCTAAAAGCTTCAAGCAACCCAGTGTTCTCCCCACACTCCTAATGGATTTTGTCTCTCAGTTCTGCTTTAAACTGCCAAAGGAGAAAAAATGCCACCGcagaaaaag CTGTTCTGGAGGCTTCACCAAAGCATCTGACCTACTTCGAAAACTTAAGAAGTTagaaggaaaagacagagcTGAG AATGGCATGAAAATGTGGGCATGA
- the LOC113138870 gene encoding rabphilin-3A-like, with product MTDTVMSGSSDRWASNDRQRSMHASDKEQGNWTMQPGPGSGPDLTDEEKEIINGVIARAEKMEAMEQERIGRLINRLDDMKKTACGDGVSRCLLCGEQLGSPGVSSVVCEDCKKNMCTKCGTQCGSQPRAVWLCKICREQREVWKRSGAWFFKGFPKHFLPSPMPLSNPRDTAAQKVTEPQGPPASEPREAVTQPQPPGENQSQAPASEQQDSGREPQGRPGYPPVAPKPSVVRMATGGAGSEELGQGSPVVMKKMVPVQSSRPQSAGSATMAQQGPAAGDGGVYSLGAGPPEQRAPPAVREERRQPAAYSAPPVRQQPPPAEEEEEANDYDSDEATTLGSLEFSLLYEQESNSLHCSILKAKGLKPMDSNGLADPYVKLHLLPGASKSNKLRTKTLRNTRNPMWNETLTYHGLTDEDMQRKTLRLSVCDEDKFGHNEFIGETRVALKKLKMNQKKNFNVCLERVVPTKRTATAGAARGISLYEDEQGKDGAEVEERGRILISLMYSSQQNRLIVGVVRCVHLAAMDANGYSDPYVKICLKPDMGKKGKCKTQIKKRTLNPEFNEEFSYDIKHSELAKKTLDISVWDYDIGKANDYIGGCQLGITAKGERLKHWYECLKNKDKKIERWHTLVNENHVASD from the exons CCCGTGCTGAGAAAATGGAGGCCATGGAGCAGGAGAGGATTGG GCGCTTGATAAACCGCCTGGACGACATGAAGAAAACTGCATGTGGGGATGGAGTGTCCCGCTGTTTGCTGTGTGGGGAGCAGCTGGGCTCACCTGGGGTCAGCTCCGTGGTGTGCGAGGACTGCAAAAAG AACATGTGTACCAAGTGTGGTACACAGTGTGGCAGTCAGCCGCGTGCTGTGTGGCTGTGCAAGATCTGCAGGGAACAGCGAGAG GTGTGGAAAAGATCAGGTGCCTGGTTCTTCAAAGGTTTTCCTAAGCATTTCTTGCCATCGCCCATGCCGTTATCTAACCCGAGAGACACGGCTGCCCAGAAGGTGACGGAGCCCCAGGGGCCACCAGCTTCCGAACCCAGGGAGGCAGTAACACAACCGCAACCACCAG gtgaaaATCAGAGTCAGGCTCCTGCCTCTGAGCAGCAAGATTCAG GCCGAGAACCACAGGGCCGACCTGGTTACCCACCCGTGGCCCCTAAACCGTCAGTTGTGCGTATGGCAACAGGCGGGGCTGGCTCTGAAGAATTGGGACAGGGCAGTCCAGTAGTGATGAAGAAGATGGTGCCTGTTCAGAGCTCAAGACCACAGTCTGCTGGTTCGGCCACCATGGCCCAGCAGG GTCCAGCGGCAGGAGATGGAGGTGTGTACTCCTTGGGTGCAGGGCCTCCAGAACAGAGAGCACCTCCTGCAgtaagagaggagaggaggcagcCCGCTGCCTACAGTGCTCCACCCGTCCGACAGCAACCTCCCCcagctgaggaagaggaggaggctaACGACTACGACTCTGACGAAGCCA CCACCCTGGGCTCTCTAGAGTTCAGCCTGCTCTATGAACAGGAAAGCAACAGCCTCCACTGTAGCATCCTCAAAGCAAAG gGCCTAAAGCCCATGGATTCAAATGGACTGGCAGACCCTTACGTCAAGCTCCATCTGCTGCCAGGGGCTAGTAAG TCTAACAAGTTGCGCACAAAAACCCTGAGAAACACCCGCAACCCCATGTGGAATGAGACGCTCACATACCATGGCCTGACAGATGAGGACATGCAGCGTAAGACCCTCAG gctgtctgtctgtgatgaaGACAAGTTCGGGCATAATGAGTTTATTGGGGAAACCCGAGTGGCGCTTAAGAAGCTGAAGATGAACCAGAAGAAAAACTTTAACGTGTGTCTCGAGAGAGTTGTCCCT acaaaaagaaCTGCAACAGCCGGAGCAGCCAGAGGCATCTCTCTCTATGAAGATGag CAAGGGAAAGATGGTGCAGAGGTAGAAGAGCGTGGTCGGATTCTGATTTCCCTCATGTACAGCTCGCAGCAGAACCGCCTCATTGTTGGTGTTGTGCGCTGcgttcatctggctgccatggATGCTAATGGCTACTCAGACCCATATGTCAAAAT ATGTCTGAAACCTGACATGGGGAAGAAGGGCAAGTGCAAAACGCAAATCAAGAAGAGGACTTTAAACCCAGAGTTCAATGAG GAATTCAGCTATGACATCAAACACAGTGAACTGGCCAAGAAGACTTTAGATATCTCTGTGTGGGATTATGATATTGGGAAAGCCAACGACTACATCG GTGGGTGTCAGCTGGGTATCACTGCCAAAGGAGAAAGGCTGAAACACTGGTACGAGTGTTTGAAGAACAAGGACAAGAAGATTGAGCGCTGGCACACCTTGGTGAACGAGAATCACGTTGCCAGTGATTAA